The genome window gtggcttcgtaatgagttattttccgtgtagagttatcagccctacccaaccctctgGGGGAGCAAttgatacaatttgttccgtttttcagCGCGGAAGACTTCCTCTTCATcaaaaaagaactcccagcggtctcccgtggaggtgaagatacggtttggtagtagagctgttggtgttgtttcagcaggtgtttcccaggttttatgctccatcgtgggtaccaatccaaatttcatcctgggacctatactagccTTTGATCTTAATAGTATACGCTATTAGTCCGTTTGGAGTTTACCTCACGTACTTCCTGAGACGCCTAGGTGTAATACGACCGTTCATACTATAGTGACTCTTTCCCCCTCCTCTCTTAAGTGGGTTTGGGATCGCTGCTCAGTCTTGCTTTTATTAATCGCATGATAAGCGATCATTTTACAAATGTCTTTTATTCATTCCCGGTAGACACTTTTATAATTGGAAGCCTTTTAACGTATCGCTACACAAAAACTAACCAGGAAATCATTCATTTCaaaggaagaataaagaaagaaaaccaaaaatcTATAATTATTCATTAGTAGAAACTCCCAAAGCCTACTACCTGTTCGACATTAATAGTAAAaagatttaaaatattttagtaAAAACATTGCTTATTCCGTGTacgtttcaaaatttaatttttcttttcaataacGAAAATCttggaattttgaaaattttaagtaATAATTTGGCTTGTATAACAGTTTTAGCGAAGTTTTCTCAGCTGGTTCACATCTTGGGTTGCTTACCCTTCCTTCCCGCGGTTCCCGAAAGAAAAATTTCAACACCTCGTGAACTGTCAAAAATCACCAGTTTCGGTTCAGTGGGCGAATAAATTTTCAGCATGGAAGACGATTCCGATGACGGTTTCAACGTTGAGGAGAATTATTATGCGTTTCTGAATGTCCCGAAAAATGTGCGTATTCATCAGATTTGTGCTTTGTGTTAATGCTTGACTAGTCAGGGCTACGCTGCAGTTGTTATTGTTCGCTCGGAGCCCGTCGACATAACCTCATTGACTTGTGTCAAAATTACCGACATTTCGATTTTGTTGTGCAATTTGATTCCGTTGGATAATATGCCGGATTTCGGATGAATGTTTTGTCATTGCAGGCGGGAATTGAGGATATCAACAGTGCCTACCGACACCTCAGTCGCATGTACCATCCCGATAAGCATCTAGATGACGAAAGCAAACGGAAAGCTGAAATCTTGTTCAACCGCACCAAGAAGGCTTACGAGGTCCTTTCGGACCCCCACAAGCGAGCGATTTACGATTCGCTGGGCGTGAAGGGCCTTCAGACTGAAGGATGGGAGATAGTCCATCGACAGAAGACACCGGCCGAGATCCGGGAGGAATATGAGCGGCTGGCGCGCGAGCGCGAGGAGCGCAAGCTGCTGCAGCGCACAAACCCCAAGGGCCATATCACGATCAATTTTAACGCCACGGATATTTTCGATTCCTATGATGACTCCTTTGAGTAGGTTTCTGTTCTGGTCGGTCTATTGCAATTGGTAAAGTGTTTGGTTTGGTTTCATCTAGGGAGTCGATGTTGCCCAGCATAGAGATATCTGGGATGAGCATCGCTCAGTCAATCGAGGCCCCACTGACGGTGCGGGACACCGTGACCATGTCGGGAAACTTATCTTCACATAATGGCAATGGTAATGGAGGATTTCTGATATCagggcggcgtttgatcaacaagGGCTGGCTCGAGTTGGACATTGGTGGCGGCTATGGTCCCCTGATTGGGTTCAAAGGTGAGTCGTGAAGGCTTCTAATCGTACAATTGAGTGTTTTCACATTGAATGCTCGCCCTCCAGGCTCTCGGACGTTATCGCAGAAAGTCTACCTAAATGGCGGGGCTTCCCTAAACTTTCGACAGAATGGCATCATCCCCGGGATCATGGGGACTTTGGCTGTGCAGCTGGATAAGCATACGGTTGGCTACTTAACCTTTAACGGCGGCCTCCAGTCGTCGATGTCTACAGTCGTGGAACACAACACGGAGAAGCACTACTGGAACACCACAATCCTGCTGGGGATTCCCCATTGTTATTTGAGCGCGAGTTACACGAGGAAGCTGGCCgagcacgagctgaaactgcgGATGGCAGGCAAGTAGGTATACAGATCGATGAGAATCTGGGACGAGACCAATGTTGATCGGTCGATGATGATTTTCTGTTCGTTTAGAGTTGGTACTTTTGGTTTCGTAGCAGAATACGGCGCCGAGAAAAAGGTCTCGAAATATAGCTCCGTCGTTGCCTCAGTGTCACTTGGCGTGCCCACAGGCGTTACCCTGAAGATAAAGTAAGTCGTCAATAAATTCCGAGGAAAGTAAGCCATTTAGCATTTGATCAACTTTACAGAATCATCCGTTCTTCCCAAACCTTCATTTTCCCCATACACCTAAGCGAAGAAATCGTTCCGGCAGCCGTTTTCTACGCAACTGTTACGCCTTTACTGACGTGGTTCGTTCTGAAGAAGACAATAATAGAACCAATGAACGCAGAGCAGCGGAAACGTGATATAGATAAAGTGAAGGAAACACATCGACAACGTATGGccgagaagaagaaggaagccGAGACCGCTGTCGATTTGATGAAGGCGACGTGCGAGCG of Hermetia illucens chromosome 4, iHerIll2.2.curated.20191125, whole genome shotgun sequence contains these proteins:
- the LOC119653892 gene encoding dnaJ homolog subfamily C member 11, with the translated sequence MEDDSDDGFNVEENYYAFLNVPKNAGIEDINSAYRHLSRMYHPDKHLDDESKRKAEILFNRTKKAYEVLSDPHKRAIYDSLGVKGLQTEGWEIVHRQKTPAEIREEYERLAREREERKLLQRTNPKGHITINFNATDIFDSYDDSFEESMLPSIEISGMSIAQSIEAPLTVRDTVTMSGNLSSHNGNGNGGFLISGRRLINKGWLELDIGGGYGPLIGFKGSRTLSQKVYLNGGASLNFRQNGIIPGIMGTLAVQLDKHTVGYLTFNGGLQSSMSTVVEHNTEKHYWNTTILLGIPHCYLSASYTRKLAEHELKLRMAGKVGTFGFVAEYGAEKKVSKYSSVVASVSLGVPTGVTLKIKIIRSSQTFIFPIHLSEEIVPAAVFYATVTPLLTWFVLKKTIIEPMNAEQRKRDIDKVKETHRQRMAEKKKEAETAVDLMKATCERIVNEEERKKGLIIVNARYGKFPGTSTTTESGDHEITIDVTIPIQCLVRDSRLILHNSTKSELPGFYDPCFGEDKQLKIEYIYRENPQEVTINDNEAIRLPVLHNTSTPASSPT